One part of the Solea solea chromosome 1, fSolSol10.1, whole genome shotgun sequence genome encodes these proteins:
- the LOC131460767 gene encoding zinc finger protein 510-like, with protein MNMATCVPFQTQLSSIMEVLVKAAVAEISKLVDDKCAFLHLDINRKQSEIEMLKRKLLTMENKNAQLQRGFENYMDRGTDVGTNCPHSTGNIKFPEIEDAAVSFTIKEESPDEPLWISEATGPIGGSVQYPHPANAPGSQHVEEDCQLAHPEVVRLKTAEFGDMYNSGQHTGEVSGLHFTIKTEKEENRSGFSQDGCQHNAGKQLAAEFSMEERENQLWSSIIEGNDIDTGFPDFSSMVEEYSTAFPEHSDNNVASSTNKSTSVPQSSSQRTCNGIYGSEFQKDAPQSSSFQSRPQGDLSQQDRPKEQMFPQRNMSQVAHLRQPDEHQERDNTAGDRPVVTQSHNTFTPGSFHTHPPHKPFHGTARGYVCLQCGKTFGRLHQFKLHQQSHKRKRSFWCTVCGKSFQCSSHLSIHHRTHTGEKPYGCGQCGKRFTQQSSLRVHQRTHSGERPYSCAQCGKTFILMHHLKRHRIIHTYS; from the exons ATGAACATGGCGACGTGCGTGCCCTTCCAAACGCAGTTATCCTCAATAATGGAGGTCCTggtgaaggcagcagtggcagaGATCTCCAAACTAGTCGATGACAAATGTGCGTTTCTGCATCTGGACATAAACAGAAAGCAAAGCGAGATCGAGATGCTCAAGAGGAAACTGTTGACGATGGAGAACAAAAATGCGCAGCTGCAGCGCGGCTTTG aaaactACATGGACAGAGGAACCGATGTAGGAACCAACTGTCCACATTCCACAGGGAATATTAAG TTTCCAGAGATTGAAGACGCAGCGGTTTCTTTTACAATTAAAGAAGAGAGTCCAGATGAACCGCTATGGATCAGCGAGGCTACTGGACCCATTG GTGGTTCTGTGCAGTACCCTCATCCAGCTAATGCTCCAGGAAGCCAGCACGTTGAGGAGGACTGTCAGTTAGCTCACCCAGAGGTCGTGAGGCTAAAAACCGCAGAGTTTGGTGACATGTACAACTCTGGTCAACATACAGGAGAAGTTAGTGGTCTTCATTTCACCATCAAGACTGAGAAAGAGGAGAACCGGTCCGGGTTCAGTCAGGATGGATGCCAGCACAACGCGGGGAAGCAACTTGCTGCCGAGTTTTCCatggaagaaagagagaatcAACTGTGGTCGTCCATAATCGAAGGTAACGACATTGACACTGGTTTTCCTGACTTTTCTAGTATGGTGGAGGAATACTCCACCGCGTTCCCAGAGCATTCAGACAATAACGTGGCCTCTAGTACTAACAAGTCCACTAGTGTCCCGCAGTCGTCCTCTCAGAGGACGTGCAACGGGATCTACGGCAGCGAGTTTCAGAAGGACGCTCCACAGTCGTCCAGTTTTCAGAGCCGACCTCAGGGTGACCTTTCACAGCAGGACAGGCCGAAGGAGCAAATGTTCCCACAGAGAAACATGTCGCAGGTTGCACACCTGAGGCAGCCTGATGAGCACCAGGAGAGGGACAACACGGCTGGGGACAGACCGGTCGTAACTCAATCACACAATACTTTCACACCAGGCAGCTTCCACACTCACCCTCCTCACAAACCTTTTCACGGCACGGCGCGCGGCTACGTTTGCCTGCAGTGCGGAAAGACGTTCGGCCGCCTGCATCAGTTCAAGCTGCACCAGCAGAGCCACAAGAGGAAGCGGTCGTTCTGGTGCACGGTGTGCGGGAAGAGCTTCCAGTGCTCCTCCCACCTCAGCATACACCACCGCACGCACACGGGCGAGAAGCCGTACGGCTGCGGTCAGTGCGGGAAGAGGTTCACGCAGCAGAGCAGCCTGAGGGTTCACCAGCGCACGCACAGCGGCGAGCGTCCGTACAGCTGCGCGCAGTGCGGCAAAACCTTCATCCTGATGCACCATTTGAAACGTCACAGAATCATTCACACCTACAGCTGA